Proteins from one Escherichia coli genomic window:
- a CDS encoding N-acyl-D-amino-acid deacylase family protein — MQVDWLIKNVTVIDGSGGPEFRGDVAITGDRIVDIAPALNVTAQQVIDGEGRVLAPGFIDVHTHDDINVIRIPEYLPKISQGITTVIVGNCGISAASAKMKGEVPDPMNLLGEAEHFIYPTVESYAQAVEAARPSLNVGTLIGHTALRNNHMDDLFRPATVDEIAAMRADLRLALSQGALGLSSGLAYATAFQATTEEVMALAEELAGEKGVYTTHLRSEFEPILDALDEAFRIGRHGKVPVVVSHHKCAGAKNWGRTKETLAFFDQMRQHQEIGCDVYPYSASSSTLDLKQVTDEFDIVITWSQTHPQQAGKTLAQIAIDWQMSMLEAAKLLMPAGAIYYNMDERDVRRVLSYPVSMIGSDGLPNDPMPHPRLWGAFPRVLGHYCRDEGLFPLTTAIHKMTGLSASRFRLPQRGLVKVGYFADLVLFDPQTIRDVASFSDPKRPADGIEAVMVNGVMSYGRDKHITGRAGRFLRRQTSH; from the coding sequence ATGCAGGTTGACTGGTTAATCAAAAATGTGACCGTTATCGACGGTAGCGGCGGCCCTGAATTTCGCGGTGACGTGGCAATAACAGGTGATCGGATTGTCGATATTGCCCCTGCGCTTAACGTTACGGCGCAGCAGGTCATTGACGGGGAAGGGCGGGTGCTGGCACCAGGGTTTATCGACGTTCATACCCATGACGATATCAACGTTATTCGCATCCCGGAATATCTGCCAAAAATCAGCCAGGGGATCACCACGGTGATTGTCGGTAACTGCGGGATCAGTGCGGCGTCGGCGAAAATGAAAGGCGAAGTTCCTGACCCGATGAATCTGTTGGGGGAAGCAGAGCACTTTATTTATCCTACCGTTGAAAGCTATGCCCAGGCAGTGGAAGCAGCAAGGCCGTCACTGAACGTTGGCACGCTGATTGGTCATACGGCACTGCGTAATAACCATATGGACGACCTGTTTCGCCCGGCGACGGTGGATGAAATTGCCGCTATGCGTGCCGACTTACGTCTGGCGTTGAGTCAGGGGGCGCTGGGGTTAAGTTCCGGGCTGGCCTATGCCACAGCATTTCAGGCGACTACCGAAGAAGTCATGGCGCTGGCGGAAGAATTAGCCGGTGAGAAGGGCGTTTATACCACCCATCTGCGTTCTGAATTTGAACCGATTCTCGATGCCCTGGATGAGGCGTTTCGTATTGGGCGTCATGGCAAAGTGCCTGTCGTGGTTTCCCATCATAAATGCGCCGGGGCGAAAAACTGGGGGCGGACAAAAGAAACGTTGGCCTTTTTTGACCAAATGCGTCAACACCAGGAAATTGGCTGCGATGTCTACCCTTACTCAGCCAGCTCTTCAACGCTGGATCTCAAACAAGTCACCGACGAATTCGATATTGTGATCACCTGGTCACAAACGCATCCGCAGCAGGCCGGGAAAACACTGGCACAAATCGCCATCGACTGGCAGATGAGTATGCTGGAGGCCGCGAAGCTGCTAATGCCTGCCGGGGCTATCTATTACAACATGGACGAGCGCGACGTCCGCAGAGTATTGAGTTATCCAGTCAGTATGATTGGCTCTGACGGCCTGCCCAATGATCCCATGCCGCATCCACGTTTATGGGGCGCCTTCCCTCGCGTGCTGGGCCACTATTGCCGTGATGAAGGCTTATTCCCACTGACCACGGCTATCCACAAAATGACCGGGCTTTCTGCCAGCCGTTTTCGCCTGCCCCAGCGAGGACTGGTGAAAGTCGGTTATTTTGCGGACCTGGTGTTGTTCGATCCACAAACCATTCGTGATGTTGCCAGCTTTTCTGATCCCAAACGCCCGGCAGATGGCATTGAGGCGGTGATGGTGAACGGCGTTATGAGCTATGGTCGCGATAAACATATTACAGGCCGTGCGGGACGCTTCCTGCGCCGGCAGACCTCACATTAA
- a CDS encoding amino acid deaminase, with amino-acid sequence MKYHSEPLVPHKSALMQMPANLLAEDVCLPAAIIKKQALENNITWMQRYADARGVSLAPHGKTTMTPWIFQAQQAAGAWAIGVGSAWQAGAAMASGIQRVLMVNQLVGKANMQLIARLQQHYPTVDFICCIDSIENARALSAFFASQQQTLNVMIELGVPGGRCGCRSTDAALALAKQAAQLPGLRLRGLELYEGVLHGDDPQPQVEALLRDAAQLACDIASLVDGEFILTGAGTVWYDVVCNIWLAAEKPDNCRIVIRPGCYITHDTGIYDAAQQQLLARDPVACDLAGDLTSALELVAMVQSVPEADRAVVNFGKRDCAFDAGLPQPVAHYRNGKSLAFDPQAIRSTGIMDQHCMLQLAANSDVQVGDILVFGTSHPCLTFDKWKALLLTDDDYNVLAELDTLF; translated from the coding sequence ATGAAATACCACTCTGAACCTCTGGTTCCCCATAAATCTGCCCTGATGCAAATGCCCGCAAATCTCCTTGCCGAAGATGTCTGTTTACCTGCCGCGATCATTAAAAAGCAGGCCCTGGAGAACAACATTACGTGGATGCAGCGTTATGCTGACGCGCGCGGCGTTTCGCTGGCACCGCACGGTAAAACCACCATGACGCCGTGGATTTTTCAGGCGCAGCAGGCAGCTGGTGCCTGGGCAATAGGTGTCGGTAGCGCATGGCAGGCTGGTGCGGCAATGGCGAGCGGTATTCAGCGAGTGCTGATGGTTAACCAGCTGGTCGGCAAGGCGAATATGCAGTTGATTGCCCGGTTGCAACAACATTACCCGACGGTCGATTTTATCTGCTGTATCGACAGCATTGAGAACGCCCGCGCTTTGTCTGCCTTTTTTGCCAGTCAGCAACAGACACTGAACGTGATGATTGAGCTGGGTGTTCCCGGCGGACGCTGTGGTTGCCGCTCAACGGATGCCGCACTGGCACTGGCTAAACAGGCGGCCCAATTACCAGGGCTACGTCTGCGCGGGCTTGAGTTATATGAAGGTGTTTTACACGGTGACGATCCACAACCGCAGGTAGAAGCTCTGCTGCGGGATGCCGCACAACTGGCCTGTGATATAGCAAGTCTGGTTGATGGCGAGTTTATTCTCACCGGAGCAGGCACGGTCTGGTATGACGTGGTGTGCAATATCTGGCTGGCGGCAGAAAAGCCTGATAACTGCCGCATTGTTATTCGCCCTGGCTGCTACATCACTCACGACACCGGGATCTACGACGCGGCACAACAACAGTTGCTCGCCCGTGATCCTGTGGCCTGTGATCTGGCAGGCGATCTCACATCTGCGCTGGAACTGGTCGCCATGGTGCAATCGGTGCCGGAAGCTGATCGTGCGGTGGTAAATTTTGGTAAGCGTGATTGCGCCTTCGACGCCGGACTGCCGCAACCAGTCGCCCACTACCGCAACGGCAAATCACTGGCATTTGATCCACAGGCGATTCGCAGTACAGGCATTATGGATCAGCACTGCATGTTACAACTGGCTGCCAACAGCGACGTGCAAGTGGGGGACATTCTGGTGTTTGGCACATCGCATCCGTGCCTGACCTTCGACAAATGGAAAGCGTTGTTATTGACTGATGACGACTACAACGTACTGGCGGAATTAGACACTCTCTTCTAA
- the btsT gene encoding pyruvate/proton symporter BtsT: MDTKKIFKHIPWVILGIIGAFCLAVVALRRGEHVSALWIVVASVSVYLVAYRYYSLYIAQKVMKLDPTRATPAVINNDGLNYVPTNRYVLFGHHFAAIAGAGPLVGPVLAAQMGYLPGTLWLLAGVVLAGAVQDFMVLFISSRRNGASLGEMIKEEMGPVPGTIALFGCFLIMIIILAVLALIVVKALAESPWGVFTVCSTVPIALFMGIYMRFIRPGRVGEVSVIGIVLLVASIYFGGVIAHDPYWGPALTFKDTTITFALIGYAFVSALLPVWLILAPRDYLATFLKIGVIVGLALGIVVLNPELKMPAMTQYIDGTGPLWKGALFPFLFITIACGAVSGFHALISSGTTPKLLANETDARFIGYGAMLMESFVAIMALVAASIIEPGLYFAMNTPPAGLGITMPNLHEMGGENAPIIMAQLKDVTAHAAATVSSWGFVISPEQILQTAKDIGEPSVLNRAGGAPTLAVGIAHVFHKVLPMADMGFWYHFGILFEALFILTALDAGTRSGRFMLQDLLGNFIPFLKKTDSLVAGIIGTAGCVGLWGYLLYQGVVDPLGGVKSLWPLFGISNQMLAAVALVLGTVVLIKMKRTQYIWVTVVPAVWLLICTTWALGLKLFSTNPQMEGFFYMASQYKEKIANGTDLTAQQIANMNHIVVNNYTNAGLSILFLIVVYSIIFYGFKTWLKVRNSDKRTDKETPYVPIPEGGVKISSHH; encoded by the coding sequence ATGGATACTAAAAAGATATTCAAGCACATACCCTGGGTGATTCTTGGAATCATCGGTGCATTCTGCCTCGCGGTAGTTGCATTACGTCGGGGGGAGCACGTCAGTGCCCTGTGGATCGTGGTCGCCTCTGTGTCAGTGTATCTGGTGGCTTATCGCTACTACAGTCTGTACATCGCCCAGAAAGTGATGAAACTCGACCCCACGCGCGCGACGCCTGCGGTTATTAACAATGACGGTCTGAACTATGTTCCGACCAACCGTTACGTGTTGTTTGGTCACCACTTCGCCGCTATCGCCGGTGCGGGTCCGCTGGTTGGTCCGGTTCTCGCCGCGCAGATGGGCTACCTGCCTGGTACACTGTGGCTGCTGGCGGGGGTAGTGCTGGCCGGTGCGGTTCAGGACTTTATGGTGCTGTTTATCTCCTCTCGCCGTAACGGCGCATCTCTCGGTGAGATGATCAAAGAAGAGATGGGGCCAGTACCGGGAACTATCGCGCTGTTTGGCTGTTTCTTAATCATGATCATCATCCTTGCCGTCCTGGCACTGATTGTGGTTAAAGCCCTGGCCGAAAGTCCGTGGGGTGTCTTCACCGTTTGCTCAACCGTACCAATTGCGCTGTTTATGGGTATCTACATGCGCTTTATCCGTCCGGGGCGTGTAGGTGAAGTCTCTGTTATTGGTATCGTGCTGCTGGTTGCCTCTATCTACTTCGGTGGCGTAATTGCTCACGATCCGTACTGGGGTCCGGCACTGACCTTTAAAGACACCACCATTACCTTCGCACTGATTGGCTATGCGTTTGTTTCCGCACTGCTGCCGGTGTGGCTGATCCTCGCACCGCGCGACTATCTGGCAACCTTCCTGAAAATCGGCGTTATCGTCGGCCTGGCACTGGGTATCGTGGTGCTGAACCCGGAACTGAAAATGCCTGCGATGACGCAGTACATTGACGGTACTGGCCCGCTGTGGAAAGGCGCTCTGTTCCCGTTCCTGTTCATCACCATCGCCTGTGGTGCGGTATCTGGCTTCCACGCGCTGATCTCCTCCGGTACGACGCCGAAACTGCTGGCTAACGAAACCGACGCGCGTTTCATTGGCTACGGCGCAATGCTGATGGAGTCCTTCGTGGCGATTATGGCGCTGGTTGCTGCGTCCATCATCGAACCGGGTCTTTACTTCGCGATGAATACCCCGCCTGCGGGCCTTGGCATCACCATGCCTAACCTGCATGAAATGGGTGGCGAGAACGCGCCGATCATCATGGCGCAGCTGAAAGACGTTACCGCACACGCGGCAGCGACTGTCAGCTCCTGGGGCTTCGTGATTTCGCCAGAGCAGATCCTGCAAACCGCGAAAGACATTGGTGAGCCTTCTGTCCTGAACCGTGCAGGTGGTGCGCCGACGCTGGCGGTAGGTATCGCTCACGTGTTCCACAAAGTGCTGCCGATGGCTGACATGGGCTTCTGGTATCACTTCGGTATTCTGTTCGAAGCCCTGTTCATCCTGACCGCGCTGGATGCGGGTACCCGTTCTGGCCGCTTTATGCTGCAAGACCTGCTGGGTAACTTCATCCCGTTCCTGAAAAAAACCGATTCTCTGGTTGCCGGTATCATCGGTACTGCGGGCTGTGTGGGTCTGTGGGGCTACCTGCTGTATCAGGGCGTGGTCGATCCGCTGGGCGGCGTTAAGAGCCTGTGGCCGCTGTTCGGTATCTCCAACCAGATGCTGGCAGCCGTAGCGCTGGTACTGGGCACCGTTGTGCTGATTAAGATGAAGCGCACCCAATACATCTGGGTGACTGTTGTTCCGGCTGTATGGCTGCTTATCTGCACCACTTGGGCGCTGGGCCTGAAACTGTTCAGCACCAACCCGCAGATGGAAGGCTTCTTCTACATGGCAAGCCAGTACAAAGAGAAGATTGCTAACGGTACTGACCTGACGGCACAGCAGATTGCCAACATGAACCACATCGTTGTGAACAACTACACCAACGCGGGCCTGAGTATTCTGTTCCTGATTGTGGTGTACAGCATCATCTTCTACGGTTTCAAAACCTGGCTGAAGGTGCGTAACAGCGACAAACGTACTGACAAAGAAACACCGTACGTTCCAATCCCGGAAGGCGGCGTGAAGATCTCTTCGCACCACTAA
- the yjiX gene encoding YbdD/YjiX family protein: MFGNLGQAKKYLGQAAKMLIGIPDYDNYVEHMKTNHPDKPYMSYEEFFRERQNARYGGDGKGGMRCC, from the coding sequence ATGTTTGGTAACTTAGGACAGGCAAAAAAATATCTCGGCCAGGCGGCGAAGATGTTGATTGGCATTCCAGACTACGACAACTACGTCGAGCATATGAAGACCAACCATCCCGACAAGCCGTACATGAGCTATGAAGAATTCTTCCGCGAACGCCAGAACGCGCGCTACGGCGGCGATGGTAAAGGCGGTATGCGCTGTTGTTAA
- the yjiA gene encoding GTPase, translated as MNPIAVTLLTGFLGAGKTTLLRHILNEQHGYKIAVIENEFGEVSVDDQLIGDRATQIKTLTNGCICCSRSNELEDALLDLLDNLDKGNIQFDRLVIECTGMADPGPIIQTFFSHEILCQRYLLDGVIALVDAVHADEQMNQFTIAQSQVGYADRILLTKTDVAGEAEKLRERLARINARAPVYTVTHGDIDLGLLFNTNGFMLEENVVSTKPRFHFIADKQNDISSIVVELDYPVDISEVSRVMENLLLESADKLLRYKGMLWIDGEPNRLLFQGVQRLYSADWDRPWGDEKPHSTMVFIGIQLPEEEIRAAFAGLRK; from the coding sequence ATGAACCCGATTGCAGTTACCCTACTCACCGGTTTTTTAGGCGCAGGCAAAACCACCCTGCTGCGCCATATTCTTAATGAACAGCACGGCTACAAAATTGCCGTGATTGAAAACGAATTCGGCGAAGTCTCCGTTGATGATCAACTGATTGGCGACCGCGCCACGCAGATCAAAACGCTGACCAACGGCTGCATCTGTTGTTCGCGCTCCAACGAGCTGGAGGACGCGCTACTCGACCTGCTGGATAATCTCGACAAGGGCAATATTCAATTCGATCGTCTGGTCATTGAATGCACCGGCATGGCCGATCCCGGCCCGATTATTCAGACCTTTTTCTCCCATGAGATTTTATGCCAGCGTTACCTGCTGGACGGCGTGATTGCGCTGGTGGATGCGGTACATGCCGATGAGCAGATGAACCAGTTCACCATCGCCCAGTCACAGGTTGGCTACGCCGACCGTATTCTGCTGACCAAAACCGACGTCGCAGGCGAAGCAGAAAAACTGCGTGAACGCCTGGCGCGCATCAACGCCCGCGCACCGGTCTACACCGTCACCCACGGCGACATCGATCTGGGCCTGCTGTTCAACACCAACGGTTTTATGCTGGAAGAAAACGTCGTCAGCACCAAACCGCGTTTCCACTTTATCGCGGATAAACAAAACGATATTTCGTCGATTGTGGTAGAACTGGATTACCCGGTAGATATCAGCGAAGTTTCCCGCGTGATGGAAAACCTGCTGCTGGAATCGGCAGATAAACTGCTGCGTTACAAAGGGATGCTATGGATTGACGGCGAACCTAATCGCCTGTTGTTCCAGGGCGTCCAGCGCCTCTACAGCGCCGACTGGGACAGGCCGTGGGGCGATGAAAAACCGCATAGCACTATGGTGTTTATCGGGATTCAGCTGCCGGAGGAAGAGATTCGGGCTGCGTTTGCGGGGTTGAGGAAGTAA
- the hsdR gene encoding EcoAI/FtnUII family type I restriction enzme subunit R, whose product MAELNLSNLTEADIITKCVMPAILNAGWDNTTQIRQEVKLRDGKVIVRGKVAARRTVKSADIVLYHKPGIPLAVIEAKANKHEIGKGMQQGIEYARLLDVPFVFATNGDGFIFRDATATEGECLEKQITLDDFPSPAELWQKFCLWKGYTQAQLPVITQDYYDDGSGKSPRYYQLQAINKTIEAVSNGQNRVLLVMATGTGKTYTAFQIIWRLWKSKNKKRILFLADRNILVDQTKNNDFQPFGTAMTKVSGRTIDPAYEIHLALYQAITGPEEDQKAFKQVAPDFFDLIVIDECHRGSASEDSAWREILDYFSSATQIGLTATPKETHEVSSTDYFGDPVYVYSLKEGIEDGFLAPYKVVRVDIDVDLQGWRPTKGQTDLNGEVIDDRIYNQKDFDRTMVIDERTELVARTITDYLKRTNPMDKTIVFCNDIDHAERMRRALVNLNPEQVKKNDKYVMKITGDDEIGKAQLDNFINPKKPYPVIATTSELMTTGVDAKTCKLVVLDQNIQSMTKFKQIIGRGTRIDERYGKLWFTILDFKKATELFADERFDGIPEKVMDTTPEDIADPESDFEEKLEEISEHDDEQVTGVDEPPAPPYQVNDTDDVGPLPEEDEKKIRKFHVNGVAVGVIAQRVQYYDADGKLVTESFKDYTRKTLLKEYASLDDFTRKWQDADRKEAIIHELEQQGIIWEVLAEEVGKDLDPFDMLCHVVYGQPPLTRKERAENVRKRNYFTKYSEAAQTVLDNLLDKYADAGVQEIESIQVLKLKPFDSMGTLPEIIKTGFGDRNGYNQALSELENEIYQLPPRSA is encoded by the coding sequence ATGGCGGAACTGAACCTAAGTAACCTGACGGAAGCAGACATCATTACCAAATGCGTTATGCCAGCCATTCTCAATGCAGGCTGGGACAACACAACGCAAATCAGACAGGAGGTCAAACTCCGGGACGGTAAAGTCATCGTACGTGGTAAAGTTGCGGCACGCAGAACGGTAAAATCTGCTGACATCGTGCTGTATCACAAACCAGGCATTCCCTTAGCCGTGATTGAAGCAAAAGCCAACAAACATGAAATTGGCAAAGGGATGCAACAGGGCATTGAATATGCGCGCCTGCTGGACGTTCCTTTTGTTTTTGCCACCAACGGTGATGGCTTTATCTTCCGCGATGCCACCGCAACCGAAGGTGAATGCCTTGAAAAGCAAATAACGCTGGATGACTTCCCCTCCCCCGCTGAACTCTGGCAAAAATTCTGCCTCTGGAAAGGATACACACAAGCTCAGCTTCCGGTGATTACTCAGGACTATTACGACGATGGCAGCGGTAAATCGCCACGTTATTACCAGCTTCAGGCAATCAACAAAACCATTGAAGCCGTCTCCAACGGGCAAAACCGCGTTCTCCTGGTCATGGCGACCGGAACAGGGAAAACCTATACCGCATTCCAGATCATCTGGCGCCTGTGGAAATCAAAAAATAAAAAACGCATTTTGTTCCTTGCCGATCGCAATATTCTGGTCGACCAAACCAAAAATAATGATTTCCAGCCATTTGGTACGGCAATGACCAAAGTCAGCGGACGCACCATTGATCCCGCTTATGAAATTCACCTCGCGCTCTATCAGGCTATAACTGGCCCGGAGGAAGACCAAAAAGCGTTTAAACAAGTCGCACCAGATTTCTTCGATCTGATCGTGATCGACGAATGCCATCGCGGCAGCGCATCCGAAGACAGCGCCTGGCGAGAGATCCTTGATTATTTCAGTTCCGCCACCCAAATTGGCTTAACCGCCACGCCAAAAGAGACGCATGAAGTCTCCAGCACGGATTACTTCGGCGATCCGGTTTACGTCTACTCGCTAAAAGAAGGGATCGAAGACGGCTTCCTCGCCCCTTATAAAGTTGTCCGTGTTGATATTGATGTTGATCTGCAAGGCTGGCGCCCAACCAAAGGGCAAACTGACTTAAACGGCGAAGTGATCGACGATCGTATCTATAACCAGAAAGATTTCGATCGCACGATGGTAATCGACGAACGCACAGAACTGGTTGCCAGAACCATTACCGACTACCTCAAGCGCACCAATCCGATGGATAAAACCATCGTCTTCTGTAACGACATCGATCATGCAGAACGTATGCGCCGCGCCCTGGTTAATCTCAACCCGGAGCAGGTGAAAAAGAACGACAAATACGTCATGAAAATCACCGGCGATGATGAAATTGGCAAAGCTCAGTTGGATAACTTCATCAACCCGAAAAAACCGTACCCGGTTATCGCGACCACTTCAGAGCTGATGACCACTGGTGTGGATGCTAAAACCTGCAAACTGGTAGTACTGGACCAGAACATCCAGTCGATGACCAAATTCAAGCAAATTATCGGTCGTGGTACACGCATCGACGAACGTTACGGCAAACTCTGGTTTACCATCCTCGACTTTAAAAAAGCCACCGAACTGTTTGCCGATGAGCGTTTCGATGGCATTCCCGAAAAAGTCATGGATACCACACCAGAGGATATCGCCGATCCAGAATCTGATTTTGAAGAGAAACTCGAAGAAATCAGCGAACATGACGACGAACAGGTAACAGGCGTTGATGAACCGCCTGCGCCACCATACCAGGTTAACGATACCGATGATGTCGGCCCACTTCCGGAAGAAGACGAGAAGAAAATCCGCAAGTTTCACGTCAACGGTGTAGCGGTGGGCGTTATTGCGCAGCGTGTTCAGTATTACGATGCCGACGGTAAACTGGTTACCGAATCTTTTAAAGATTACACCCGCAAAACACTGCTCAAAGAATATGCCTCGCTGGATGACTTTACCCGCAAGTGGCAGGACGCCGATCGCAAAGAAGCGATCATTCACGAGCTGGAACAACAAGGGATCATCTGGGAAGTGCTGGCAGAAGAAGTCGGTAAAGATCTCGACCCGTTCGACATGCTTTGCCACGTAGTGTATGGTCAGCCGCCGTTAACCCGCAAAGAGCGCGCCGAGAACGTGCGCAAGCGGAACTATTTCACAAAATACTCTGAAGCAGCGCAAACCGTGCTCGATAATCTGCTGGATAAATACGCCGATGCGGGCGTACAGGAGATCGAAAGTATTCAGGTGCTGAAACTTAAGCCATTCGACAGCATGGGCACCTTACCGGAGATTATTAAAACCGGATTTGGCGACCGTAACGGGTATAATCAGGCGCTCAGCGAGCTGGAAAACGAAATCTACCAATTACCGCCCCGCTCTGCTTAA
- a CDS encoding N-6 DNA methylase, which produces MSISSVIKSLQDIMRKDAGVDGDAQRLGQLSWLLFLKIFDAQEEALELEQDNYQYPIPQRYLWRSWAANAQGITGDSLLEFVNDDLFPALKNLTTPIDKNPRGYVVKQAFSDAYNYMKNGTLLRQVINKLNEIDFTSASERHLFGDIYEQILKDLQSAGNAGEFYTPRAVTRFMVDRVDPKLGESIMDPACGTGGFLACAFDHVKNKYVKSVADHQTLQQQIHGVEKKQLPHLLATTNMLLHGIEVPVQIRHDNTLNKPLSSWDEQLDVIVTNPPFGGTEEDGIEKNFPAEMQTRETADLFLQLIVEVLAKNGRAAVVLPDGTLFGEGVKTKIKKLLTEECNLHTIVRLPNGVFNPYTGIKTNLLFFTKGQPTKEIWFYEHPYPAGVKNYSKTKPMKFEEFQAEIDWWGNEADGFASRVENEQAWKVSIDDVIARNFNLDIKNPHQAETVSHDPDELLAQYAKQQAEIQTLRNQLRDILGAALSGKEVN; this is translated from the coding sequence ATGTCTATCAGTTCAGTAATCAAATCATTACAAGATATTATGCGCAAAGATGCCGGTGTGGATGGCGATGCGCAGCGTCTCGGTCAGCTCTCCTGGCTGCTGTTTTTGAAAATCTTCGATGCCCAGGAAGAGGCGCTGGAACTGGAGCAGGATAACTATCAATATCCGATCCCACAGCGTTATTTATGGCGCAGTTGGGCCGCAAACGCTCAGGGCATTACCGGTGATTCCCTGCTGGAATTCGTTAATGATGATCTGTTCCCGGCGTTGAAAAACCTCACTACACCTATCGATAAAAACCCACGCGGCTACGTGGTGAAGCAGGCGTTCAGCGATGCCTATAACTATATGAAAAACGGTACGCTACTGCGCCAGGTGATCAACAAGCTGAACGAAATTGACTTTACCAGCGCCAGCGAACGCCATCTGTTTGGTGATATTTACGAACAGATCCTTAAAGATCTGCAATCTGCGGGCAATGCTGGTGAATTCTATACTCCACGCGCCGTCACTCGCTTTATGGTGGATCGCGTCGATCCGAAACTCGGCGAATCCATTATGGACCCGGCCTGCGGTACGGGCGGTTTTCTTGCCTGCGCATTTGATCATGTAAAGAACAAATACGTGAAGAGCGTCGCCGATCATCAGACGCTGCAACAACAGATCCACGGTGTTGAGAAAAAACAGCTTCCGCACCTGCTGGCGACCACCAATATGCTGTTGCACGGCATTGAAGTACCGGTACAAATTCGTCACGACAACACCCTGAACAAACCGCTTTCCTCCTGGGATGAGCAACTGGATGTCATTGTTACCAACCCGCCGTTTGGTGGCACGGAAGAAGACGGTATTGAGAAGAACTTTCCGGCAGAGATGCAAACCCGCGAAACGGCGGATCTGTTCCTGCAACTGATTGTGGAAGTACTGGCGAAAAACGGTCGCGCGGCGGTGGTATTGCCGGATGGCACACTATTTGGCGAAGGCGTTAAAACCAAAATCAAAAAACTGCTTACCGAAGAGTGCAACCTGCATACCATCGTGCGCTTACCGAATGGTGTGTTTAACCCCTATACCGGCATTAAAACCAACCTGTTGTTCTTTACCAAAGGTCAGCCAACCAAAGAGATTTGGTTCTATGAGCATCCGTATCCGGCGGGCGTGAAAAATTACAGTAAAACCAAGCCGATGAAGTTTGAAGAGTTTCAGGCGGAAATCGACTGGTGGGGGAACGAGGCCGATGGTTTTGCCAGCCGCGTCGAGAATGAGCAGGCGTGGAAAGTCAGCATTGATGACGTGATTGCGCGTAACTTCAATCTGGATATTAAAAACCCACATCAGGCGGAAACCGTTAGCCATGATCCGGACGAACTGTTAGCGCAGTATGCAAAACAGCAGGCGGAGATCCAGACGCTGCGTAATCAACTGCGCGATATTCTTGGCGCTGCGCTGTCTGGCAAGGAGGTTAACTAA